Proteins encoded by one window of Rariglobus hedericola:
- the can gene encoding carbonate dehydratase — translation MQSLEHLFAQNKAWAESITAKDPQFFKKLAAQQNPEYLWIGCSDSRVPANEILGLLPGEIFVHRNIANVVVHTDLNCLSVIQFAVDVLKVKHIMVVGHYGCSGVGAALRCERVGLADNWLRHVQDVKEKHDACLCQVPDGSARAMKLCEFNVIEQVDNVCKTSIVRDAWARGQELHIHGYVYGLKDGLLHDLHCTASDVDGASVSYKAAVAELNIL, via the coding sequence ATGCAATCGCTTGAACACCTGTTTGCCCAAAACAAAGCCTGGGCTGAAAGCATCACCGCGAAGGATCCCCAGTTTTTCAAGAAACTGGCCGCCCAGCAAAATCCCGAATATCTCTGGATCGGCTGTTCCGACAGCCGCGTGCCTGCGAACGAAATCCTGGGTCTTTTGCCCGGTGAAATTTTCGTTCATCGCAATATCGCCAACGTCGTCGTTCACACCGATCTGAACTGCCTTTCGGTGATCCAATTCGCCGTCGATGTGTTGAAGGTGAAACATATCATGGTGGTCGGTCACTACGGCTGCAGCGGCGTGGGTGCCGCGCTCCGCTGCGAACGCGTCGGTCTCGCCGATAACTGGCTGCGCCACGTGCAGGACGTGAAGGAAAAACACGACGCCTGCCTGTGCCAGGTTCCGGACGGCTCGGCCCGCGCCATGAAGCTGTGCGAATTCAACGTGATCGAGCAGGTCGACAACGTCTGCAAGACCTCGATCGTGCGCGATGCGTGGGCCCGCGGACAGGAGCTGCACATCCACGGTTATGTTTACGGCCTGAAGGACGGTTTGCTCCACGACCTGCACTGCACCGCCAGTGATGTGGACGGGGCGTCGGTCAGCTACAAGGCGGCCGTCGCCGAGTTGAATATTCTTTGA
- a CDS encoding thymidine phosphorylase, translated as MTKRTIPSRRFIKPSFNSLIEKKRDGQEFTQEEIRYIIDSTLDEEIPKHQLAALLVTIFFQQMSAQETAILTEELMLSGEVIDLSHIAKPKIDKYSTGGVGDKTSLVLVPLAMASGVVVPMMSGVEHDYIISPLEKLSSIPGFKSHLSIDAFKSQLAKIGGAIVEQDEKLAPADAKFYELRKETGTIPSLPLITGSVLSRKLAEGSEGLVIDVKWGNGSFIKDLEQAKQLARSMTRVGRSLKRRCVALVTDMNQPLGDTVGTALEVKEAIQLLKGEGPEDMKELVLKLGMEIVRLAGVAGSTLSAKQTVQRHLTDGSALEKFKELVKAQGGDVAYIDNPDKFPAAKHIRKLPAPKRGYVHTINAAMIARGVHLLGAGVEKAGDKVDYSVGVSEIKKVGTQVKQGEPLMMIHYNDESKLETALNYFKDAYRLAPKRPTPPPLVVERVA; from the coding sequence ATGACCAAACGCACGATCCCATCCCGCAGGTTTATCAAGCCGTCGTTCAATTCTCTCATCGAAAAGAAACGCGACGGTCAGGAGTTTACCCAAGAGGAAATTCGCTATATCATTGATTCCACGCTCGATGAGGAGATTCCGAAGCACCAGCTGGCCGCGCTTTTGGTCACGATTTTCTTCCAGCAGATGTCCGCCCAGGAAACCGCCATCCTGACCGAAGAGCTGATGCTTTCCGGCGAAGTCATCGACCTTTCGCACATCGCCAAGCCCAAGATCGACAAATACTCGACCGGCGGCGTAGGCGACAAGACCTCCCTCGTTCTCGTTCCCCTCGCGATGGCGAGCGGCGTGGTGGTTCCCATGATGAGCGGCGTCGAACACGACTACATCATCAGCCCCCTCGAAAAGCTCTCCTCGATCCCCGGCTTCAAGAGCCACCTCTCGATCGACGCTTTCAAATCCCAGCTCGCCAAGATCGGCGGCGCCATCGTCGAACAAGACGAAAAACTCGCTCCGGCCGACGCCAAGTTCTATGAACTGCGCAAGGAAACCGGCACCATCCCGTCCCTCCCGCTCATCACCGGCTCCGTGCTCTCGCGTAAACTCGCCGAGGGTTCCGAAGGCCTCGTGATTGATGTGAAGTGGGGCAACGGTTCCTTCATCAAGGATCTCGAGCAGGCCAAGCAGCTCGCCCGTTCGATGACCCGCGTCGGTCGTTCGCTCAAGCGTCGTTGCGTGGCCCTCGTCACCGACATGAACCAGCCGCTCGGCGACACCGTGGGCACCGCCCTCGAAGTCAAGGAAGCCATCCAGCTCCTCAAGGGCGAAGGTCCCGAGGACATGAAGGAGCTCGTGCTCAAGCTCGGTATGGAAATCGTGCGCCTCGCCGGCGTCGCGGGTTCCACGCTCTCGGCCAAGCAGACCGTGCAGCGCCACCTCACCGACGGTTCGGCCCTCGAGAAGTTCAAGGAGCTCGTCAAAGCCCAGGGCGGCGACGTTGCCTACATCGACAATCCTGACAAATTCCCGGCCGCGAAACACATTCGCAAGCTGCCCGCGCCGAAGCGTGGTTATGTCCACACCATCAACGCGGCGATGATCGCCCGCGGCGTGCACCTCCTCGGTGCCGGTGTCGAGAAGGCTGGTGACAAGGTCGATTACTCCGTCGGCGTTTCTGAGATCAAGAAGGTCGGCACCCAGGTCAAACAGGGTGAGCCGCTCATGATGATCCACTATAACGACGAGTCGAAGCTCGAGACCGCGCTCAATTACTTCAAGGACGCCTACCGCCTCGCGCCCAAGCGCCCCACGCCGCCTCCGCTCGTCGTCGAGCGCGTTGCTTAA
- a CDS encoding GYF domain-containing protein has protein sequence MATQEFYIRNASETEARGPFTHEHLISLAETGQITRETLYYDAAKEQWVPITEDAELIAVIFPEKVSLKLKSKTKLKTLNVADAAAAPISVDDMLAAAEGRTAETEDKLDPSIARERAAAIGLYSAIVLLLISAAALMLPSIDILANFDPVVLLKHPLVILGAFNTVLAVLLGLQVTQAYPLVRFSAAMGVGLVGFLLWTQSQSTPLAAFALGSAGLYFCTVFVNFAGVGLAAGLGLVGMGGYAFFALTT, from the coding sequence ATGGCCACGCAGGAATTCTACATTCGTAACGCGTCCGAAACCGAAGCCCGCGGCCCCTTTACCCACGAGCACCTGATCTCGCTGGCCGAGACCGGTCAGATCACCCGCGAAACGCTCTACTACGACGCCGCCAAAGAACAGTGGGTGCCGATCACCGAGGACGCCGAACTGATCGCCGTCATTTTCCCCGAGAAGGTCTCCCTCAAGCTCAAGTCCAAGACCAAGCTCAAGACCCTCAACGTCGCCGACGCCGCCGCCGCTCCCATTTCGGTCGATGACATGCTCGCCGCCGCCGAGGGCCGCACCGCCGAAACCGAGGATAAACTCGATCCGTCCATCGCCCGCGAACGCGCCGCCGCCATCGGTCTCTACTCGGCCATCGTCCTGCTGTTGATCAGCGCCGCCGCCCTGATGCTTCCGTCCATCGACATCCTCGCCAACTTCGATCCGGTCGTCCTCCTCAAGCACCCGCTCGTGATCCTCGGCGCCTTCAATACCGTGCTCGCCGTGCTGCTCGGGCTGCAGGTCACCCAAGCCTATCCGCTCGTGCGTTTCAGCGCCGCGATGGGCGTCGGCCTCGTCGGTTTTCTCCTGTGGACTCAATCGCAGTCCACGCCCCTCGCCGCCTTCGCGCTCGGCTCGGCCGGTCTTTATTTCTGCACCGTGTTTGTGAATTTCGCCGGCGTCGGGCTCGCCGCCGGCCTTGGCCTGGTCGGCATGGGCGGCTACGCATTCTTCGCGCTGACGACCTGA
- a CDS encoding FmdB family zinc ribbon protein: MLAKSTRMVSLEIFMPVYRYAPLKSPCKLCGEGFDHRHDASDPALADCPTCGQAVSRVIVQPVNTPKLLAPTSVSKAKQAGFTVFKRINDNEFERQ; encoded by the coding sequence GTGCTGGCCAAATCCACCCGCATGGTTTCGCTTGAAATCTTCATGCCCGTTTACCGCTACGCCCCGCTCAAGTCCCCCTGCAAACTCTGCGGCGAAGGCTTTGACCACCGGCACGATGCATCCGACCCCGCGCTCGCCGACTGCCCCACCTGCGGCCAGGCCGTCTCCCGCGTTATCGTCCAACCGGTCAACACCCCGAAACTTCTCGCCCCCACGTCCGTCTCCAAGGCCAAGCAAGCCGGCTTCACCGTCTTCAAACGCATCAACGATAACGAATTCGAACGTCAATAA
- a CDS encoding YihY/virulence factor BrkB family protein: protein MPVPLWQRLLKTYRAEIWDPRFLGDKSLRGRFYAVSRVVSITFTGISETNSASRAAALSFSSLLGLGPLVAIAMLVAGFMLDKQDPNLAAKTLSHIIEKIAPQIRQLETSGQLPATPDATSTSIVAATTQAAGSPAATDNPELIQMLDGFVASSRNGTVGAVGAITLIVIVLQLFTSVETSFNEIWGVRRGRSWIMRIVLYWTVLTLGAVLFFAAVTGLGAGAMFNAFETRIPFGSEFVALLKFFLPAGSLLILVAMLTIFYRTIPNTHVWWRAALAGALVVAALIVMNNFLAFLYLKRVVLQKSLYGSLGLLPILMFGLYVFWFFVLLGGQVSYAVQNVNFRNSQAAWNTLAESMRERLSLIVLLLVSRRFQACQSPFTASQLSTRLKVPTQILNECINRLVLMNLVTPIPPKPEADSTDLRYQPARPLNRISLGEFKRLDDDFGGDPSGPLLADLDPIVTRYNETVQGLARTEFFKKTLDELLAEHPVPAT from the coding sequence ATGCCCGTTCCTCTCTGGCAAAGGCTCCTCAAAACCTACCGCGCAGAGATCTGGGACCCTCGCTTTCTGGGCGACAAATCCCTGCGCGGCCGCTTCTACGCCGTCTCGCGCGTGGTCTCGATCACGTTCACGGGCATCTCTGAAACCAATTCCGCCAGCCGCGCCGCCGCGCTAAGCTTCAGTTCGCTGCTCGGCCTCGGTCCGCTCGTCGCCATCGCCATGCTCGTCGCCGGCTTCATGCTCGACAAGCAGGACCCCAATCTCGCGGCGAAAACCCTGAGCCACATCATCGAAAAAATCGCGCCGCAGATCCGCCAGCTCGAAACCAGCGGTCAGCTCCCCGCCACGCCCGACGCCACGTCCACCAGTATTGTTGCCGCCACTACCCAGGCCGCCGGCTCGCCCGCCGCCACCGATAACCCCGAGCTGATCCAGATGCTCGACGGCTTCGTCGCCAGCTCGCGCAACGGCACCGTCGGGGCCGTCGGCGCGATCACGCTCATCGTCATCGTCCTTCAGTTGTTCACCTCCGTGGAGACGTCCTTCAACGAGATCTGGGGCGTGCGTCGCGGCCGCTCCTGGATCATGCGCATCGTGCTTTACTGGACGGTGCTCACGCTCGGCGCCGTGCTGTTCTTCGCCGCCGTCACCGGCCTCGGCGCCGGCGCGATGTTCAACGCGTTCGAGACCCGCATTCCCTTCGGCAGCGAGTTCGTCGCGCTGCTCAAATTCTTCCTGCCCGCCGGTTCGCTGCTGATCCTCGTGGCGATGCTCACAATCTTCTACCGCACGATTCCCAACACCCATGTCTGGTGGCGCGCCGCCCTCGCCGGCGCACTCGTGGTCGCCGCGTTGATCGTGATGAACAACTTCCTCGCGTTCCTCTACCTGAAGCGCGTGGTCCTCCAAAAAAGCCTCTACGGTTCGCTCGGGCTCCTGCCGATTCTCATGTTCGGCCTCTATGTGTTCTGGTTCTTCGTCCTGCTCGGCGGACAGGTCAGCTACGCCGTTCAGAACGTCAATTTCCGCAACAGTCAGGCCGCTTGGAACACCCTCGCCGAATCCATGCGCGAACGTCTTTCGCTCATCGTTCTCCTGCTCGTCAGCCGCCGCTTCCAAGCCTGCCAGTCGCCCTTCACCGCGTCGCAACTCAGCACCCGCCTGAAAGTCCCCACGCAGATTCTCAACGAGTGCATCAACCGCCTCGTGCTGATGAATCTCGTCACGCCCATCCCGCCCAAACCCGAGGCCGACTCGACCGATTTGCGCTACCAGCCCGCCCGCCCGCTCAACCGTATTTCCCTCGGCGAATTCAAACGTCTCGACGACGACTTCGGCGGCGATCCATCCGGCCCGCTCCTCGCCGATCTCGACCCCATCGTCACCCGCTATAACGAGACCGTCCAAGGACTCGCCCGCACGGAGTTTTTCAAGAAAACCCTCGACGAGCTCCTGGCGGAACACCCCGTTCCGGCCACCTGA
- a CDS encoding peptidylprolyl isomerase: MISWIQRTFQQHFKWLFLILLAVVIISFVFITNASSGFGHTAKQAPAKPFFGINLGSSEDTQALVKDATLSVQLHGMQIRSEGQFQQYALQRYAALHLAGQLNLPTPTNEDLARHIQTLRAFTDASGRFDAKRYADFRDSLKTNPQLHESDVTRVLMDDVTYQQVLKLLSGPGYVLPADVQNQLNLADSVWSLEAVTIDQASFKPSVAVTDEALSKYFEYNAPRYEVGPKVGVSYIDFPASAYVSQVTVTDEALRAYYNANSSRFTKSADDKPAAPSDAGFAAARKQVEEAYKLDRAQALAANAAGDFAVALYDNKVTPATLDAFLAPRKLTSKKVAPFNAESPAAELGSDRALVTEALKTGPERLFSDPVSTGRGSAILVWNETVPSRQPALNDVKARVTADFTESEKRRLFAEAGRTLRSALETRLKAGDTLAKAVAASANVIPAKLGTKSWPAFTLSNPPQDLDYNVYTAIDGLQKGQLSQMVSGTDQGLIIYAADKKLPVAEASSDKFKDTQTRLAAITASRNGGAALAALVDAELAKTAPATP; this comes from the coding sequence ATGATTTCCTGGATTCAACGCACCTTCCAACAGCACTTCAAATGGCTGTTCCTGATCCTGCTCGCCGTCGTCATCATCTCGTTCGTCTTCATCACGAACGCGTCGTCCGGCTTCGGTCACACCGCCAAACAAGCCCCGGCCAAGCCGTTCTTCGGCATTAACCTCGGCTCCTCCGAGGATACCCAGGCTCTGGTGAAAGATGCCACGCTGAGCGTCCAGCTTCACGGCATGCAGATCCGAAGCGAAGGCCAGTTCCAGCAATACGCCCTCCAGCGTTACGCCGCCCTCCACCTCGCCGGCCAGCTCAACCTCCCCACTCCCACCAATGAGGACCTCGCACGCCACATCCAGACGCTCCGCGCCTTCACCGATGCCAGCGGCCGCTTCGACGCCAAGCGCTACGCCGATTTCCGCGACAGCCTGAAGACCAACCCCCAGCTCCACGAGAGCGACGTCACCCGCGTCCTCATGGACGACGTCACCTACCAGCAGGTTCTCAAGCTCCTCTCCGGCCCCGGCTACGTCCTCCCCGCCGATGTGCAAAACCAGCTCAACCTCGCCGACTCCGTCTGGTCCCTCGAGGCCGTCACAATCGACCAGGCGAGCTTCAAGCCGTCCGTCGCCGTCACCGACGAGGCCTTGTCCAAATATTTTGAATACAACGCCCCTCGCTACGAAGTCGGCCCCAAGGTCGGCGTTTCTTACATCGATTTCCCCGCCTCCGCCTACGTCTCCCAAGTGACCGTCACCGACGAAGCCCTCCGCGCTTACTACAACGCCAACTCCTCGCGCTTCACCAAGTCGGCCGACGACAAACCCGCCGCTCCGTCCGACGCCGGTTTCGCCGCCGCCCGCAAGCAGGTCGAGGAAGCCTACAAGCTCGATCGCGCCCAAGCCCTCGCCGCCAACGCCGCCGGTGACTTCGCCGTCGCCCTCTACGACAACAAGGTCACCCCCGCCACCCTCGACGCCTTCCTCGCCCCGCGTAAACTCACCAGCAAGAAGGTCGCCCCCTTCAACGCCGAGTCCCCCGCCGCCGAGCTCGGCTCCGATCGCGCGCTGGTCACCGAAGCCCTCAAGACCGGCCCCGAGCGCCTCTTCTCCGACCCCGTCTCCACCGGTCGCGGCTCCGCCATCCTCGTCTGGAACGAAACCGTTCCCTCCCGCCAGCCCGCCCTCAACGACGTCAAGGCCCGCGTCACCGCCGACTTCACCGAGTCCGAGAAGCGCCGCCTCTTTGCCGAAGCTGGCCGCACCCTCCGCTCCGCCCTCGAAACCCGCCTGAAGGCCGGCGACACTCTGGCCAAAGCCGTCGCCGCCTCCGCAAACGTGATCCCCGCCAAGCTCGGCACCAAGTCCTGGCCCGCCTTCACCTTGTCCAACCCGCCCCAAGACCTCGATTACAACGTCTACACCGCCATCGACGGTCTCCAGAAGGGCCAGCTCTCCCAGATGGTCTCCGGCACCGATCAGGGCCTGATCATCTACGCCGCCGATAAAAAACTCCCCGTCGCCGAAGCCAGCTCCGACAAGTTCAAGGACACCCAAACCCGCCTCGCTGCCATCACCGCCTCGCGCAACGGCGGAGCCGCCCTCGCCGCCCTCGTCGACGCCGAACTCGCCAAAACCGCTCCCGCCACCCCGTAA
- the argS gene encoding arginine--tRNA ligase has protein sequence MHVSFNLAATFDAALKTAATAAGFDAADFSPEVRTADPKHGDFQANGVLPYAKRTKQNPRALAEKLVAALPADVLTGSDVVIAGPGFINFTLKPGALQAWLREFSTRAQLTAGAAVAYSGQTWVVDYSSPNTAKQMHVGHLRSAVIGEAVCRLLAFSGARVIRDNHIGDWGTQFGKIIWAYKQALVTAPADLEAALAAEPLAEFERLYKVGNNAADADPAVLKEAQQELVKLQAHDPENTAIWKRIGEVSFSAFQQIYDLLGIRFDYTLGESFYNDKVDQVYRELTECGLAAESQGALVVFHPEHPRFKEQPFLVRKSDGAANYASTDLATILYRSEHFKADATAYVIDSRQGDHCQQLFLTAQKWFDKTNRKVPHLEHVSFGTVLGEDGKPLKTRSGENIKLKDLLREAVERARRLVDERSSDLPEAERARIAEVVGIGSVQYADLSQNRSSDYLFSWDKMISLEGNTAAYLLYAVARVRSIFRKLDATPGDATTEAGANAIETPAELALARKLVKFSDAVALATSSLRPHFLGLYLYELAGEFSAFYAADKVAVEDPAVRARRLLLCARTLLVLETGLDLLGLRTVNRM, from the coding sequence ATGCACGTTTCGTTCAACCTCGCCGCCACGTTTGACGCGGCCCTCAAGACTGCCGCGACCGCCGCCGGCTTCGATGCCGCGGACTTTTCGCCCGAGGTGCGCACAGCAGATCCCAAGCACGGCGACTTTCAGGCCAACGGCGTTCTCCCCTACGCCAAGCGCACAAAACAGAACCCCCGTGCCCTCGCCGAAAAACTCGTCGCCGCCCTCCCCGCCGATGTCCTGACTGGCTCCGATGTGGTCATCGCCGGCCCCGGCTTCATTAACTTCACGCTGAAGCCCGGCGCACTCCAAGCGTGGTTGCGCGAGTTCTCCACCCGCGCCCAGCTCACCGCCGGCGCCGCCGTCGCCTACTCCGGCCAGACGTGGGTCGTGGACTACAGCTCGCCGAACACCGCGAAGCAAATGCACGTCGGCCACCTGCGCTCGGCCGTGATCGGCGAGGCCGTGTGCCGCCTGCTCGCCTTCAGCGGAGCGCGCGTCATTCGCGACAACCACATCGGTGACTGGGGCACGCAGTTTGGCAAAATCATCTGGGCCTACAAACAAGCCCTCGTCACCGCCCCCGCCGACCTCGAGGCCGCGCTCGCCGCCGAGCCACTCGCCGAGTTTGAACGCCTCTACAAAGTCGGCAACAACGCCGCCGACGCCGATCCCGCCGTCCTCAAGGAAGCCCAGCAGGAACTCGTCAAGCTGCAGGCCCACGATCCGGAAAACACCGCCATCTGGAAACGCATCGGCGAGGTCAGTTTCTCCGCGTTTCAGCAGATCTACGACCTGCTCGGCATTCGTTTCGATTACACGCTCGGCGAGAGTTTTTATAACGACAAGGTCGACCAGGTTTACCGCGAACTGACCGAGTGCGGACTCGCCGCCGAGAGCCAGGGCGCGCTCGTCGTTTTCCACCCCGAACATCCGCGCTTCAAAGAGCAGCCGTTCCTCGTGCGCAAGTCCGACGGTGCCGCCAACTACGCCTCGACCGATCTCGCGACGATTCTCTATCGCAGCGAGCACTTCAAAGCCGACGCCACCGCCTACGTCATCGATTCGCGTCAGGGCGACCATTGCCAGCAGCTGTTTCTCACCGCGCAAAAGTGGTTCGATAAAACCAACCGCAAGGTCCCGCATCTCGAGCACGTTTCCTTCGGCACGGTGCTCGGCGAAGACGGCAAACCGCTCAAGACCCGCAGCGGTGAAAACATCAAATTGAAGGACCTCCTCCGCGAAGCCGTCGAGCGCGCCCGCCGCCTCGTCGACGAACGCAGCTCCGACTTGCCCGAGGCCGAGCGCGCCCGCATCGCCGAGGTCGTCGGCATCGGCTCGGTGCAATACGCCGATCTCTCCCAAAATCGTTCCAGCGATTACCTGTTCTCGTGGGACAAAATGATCTCCCTCGAGGGCAACACCGCCGCCTACCTGCTCTACGCCGTCGCGCGCGTTCGCTCGATCTTCCGCAAGCTCGATGCCACGCCCGGCGACGCCACCACCGAGGCCGGCGCCAACGCCATCGAGACGCCCGCCGAACTCGCCCTCGCCCGCAAGCTCGTGAAGTTCTCCGACGCCGTCGCCCTCGCCACGTCCAGCCTGCGTCCGCATTTCCTCGGTCTCTATCTCTACGAACTCGCCGGCGAATTCAGCGCATTCTACGCCGCGGACAAGGTTGCCGTCGAAGATCCCGCCGTGCGCGCCCGTCGTCTGCTCCTGTGCGCCCGCACGTTGCTCGTGCTCGAAACAGGTCTCGATCTCCTCGGTTTGCGCACGGTCAACCGCATGTAA
- a CDS encoding PLDc N-terminal domain-containing protein, which yields MVYNLLGLLVLILWICALVDCIKSSNPNKIVWIIVIILVPLLGSILYFLLGRK from the coding sequence ATGGTATACAATCTTCTTGGTCTTCTGGTTCTGATTCTCTGGATCTGCGCGCTCGTGGACTGCATCAAAAGCAGCAACCCGAACAAGATCGTTTGGATCATCGTGATCATCCTGGTGCCCCTGCTGGGCTCGATCCTGTATTTCCTGTTAGGCCGCAAATAA
- the efp gene encoding elongation factor P → MPSANDIRKGQVIKFNGEPHLVMETMHRTPGNLRAFVQVKMRNLRYGKALDQRFASTDTIEVLPTEKKSLEFSYVDRDSYAFMDPETFETIELSATLIGDTKNYLTANGKVDVLFVDEKPLTIELPSSVNLKVTESSDGIKGDTASNVQKPATLETGLVVNVPLFIKEGEIIRISTDDGSYMGRA, encoded by the coding sequence ATGCCCTCCGCCAACGACATCCGCAAAGGCCAAGTAATCAAATTCAATGGCGAGCCCCACCTCGTCATGGAGACCATGCACCGCACCCCGGGCAACCTTCGCGCTTTCGTGCAGGTCAAGATGCGCAATCTGCGTTACGGCAAGGCGCTCGACCAGCGTTTCGCCTCGACCGACACCATCGAAGTGCTCCCCACCGAGAAGAAGAGCCTCGAGTTCAGCTACGTCGACCGCGACTCCTATGCGTTCATGGATCCGGAGACCTTCGAGACGATCGAGCTCTCCGCCACCTTGATCGGTGACACCAAAAACTATCTCACCGCCAACGGCAAAGTGGACGTCCTCTTCGTCGACGAGAAGCCTCTCACCATCGAACTCCCCTCGTCCGTGAACCTCAAGGTCACCGAGAGCTCCGACGGCATCAAGGGCGACACCGCCTCCAACGTGCAGAAGCCTGCCACCCTCGAGACCGGCCTGGTCGTCAACGTTCCCCTTTTCATCAAGGAAGGCGAAATCATCCGCATCAGCACCGACGACGGCTCCTACATGGGCCGCGCCTGA
- a CDS encoding TolC family protein translates to MFRRLLPLALLAPLSAFAQSQPAPVPVPTPLTPAPVVVTPTPAVPALTLEECVARALDKNFDLQLQQFSTQNARDEIIAADAIYDPTLFSTAALAGRKDNTTGTETTTQQQSASVGVRQFLSSGALASVSTGLFRSKERPYTAPPLFNPVYNSDVSLSITQPLLQGFGVTINRAAIQRARLGVTRANYDFKAVVLAVIRNVESAYYTLAFAREQLAVRKFSLEVAQTLLDENKARLNTGVATNLEVLQSEVGVANARRDLLLADQSVSDSEDALLRLIGRFEFSTRPGLVSLSDQPVPTVSFDRSYALALANAPDYAANKIVAEQLKLDLAVAKNNRLPSVDLGAAVGYNGEDRDTARSAFNSATSGDTYNWQVDVTLSIPWGLRAGRARYRQALTNLNRQETFIQQIDQSLLVQVRSAVRAVDTNRETVAVSALATELSQKQFETEKARYEAGLSTYRFVEDSRQDLDTARVNELLARVNLRIALAELARLEGTSLDRYQVKLEQ, encoded by the coding sequence ATGTTCCGCCGCCTTTTGCCTCTCGCGCTCCTCGCCCCACTCTCCGCTTTCGCCCAATCGCAACCCGCGCCGGTCCCCGTTCCCACCCCGCTCACCCCTGCGCCGGTCGTCGTGACGCCCACCCCTGCCGTCCCTGCGCTCACGCTCGAAGAATGCGTCGCCCGCGCCCTCGATAAAAATTTCGACCTCCAGCTCCAGCAGTTCTCCACGCAAAACGCCCGCGACGAAATCATCGCCGCCGACGCCATTTACGACCCCACGCTGTTTTCCACCGCCGCCCTCGCCGGCCGCAAGGACAACACCACCGGCACCGAAACGACCACCCAGCAACAATCCGCCAGCGTCGGCGTCCGCCAGTTCCTCTCCTCCGGCGCGCTCGCCAGCGTCAGCACCGGACTCTTCCGCAGCAAAGAGCGCCCCTACACCGCCCCGCCCCTCTTCAACCCGGTTTACAACAGCGACGTCTCGCTCTCCATCACCCAGCCCCTCCTCCAGGGCTTCGGCGTGACCATCAACCGCGCCGCCATCCAGCGCGCCCGCCTCGGCGTCACCCGCGCCAACTACGACTTCAAAGCCGTCGTCCTCGCCGTCATCCGCAACGTCGAATCCGCCTACTACACCCTCGCCTTCGCCCGCGAACAACTCGCCGTCCGCAAGTTCAGCCTTGAGGTCGCCCAGACCCTCCTCGACGAGAACAAAGCCCGCCTCAACACCGGCGTCGCCACCAACCTCGAGGTCCTCCAGTCCGAAGTCGGCGTCGCCAACGCCCGCCGCGACCTCCTCCTCGCCGACCAATCCGTCAGCGACAGCGAAGACGCCCTCCTCCGCCTCATCGGCCGCTTCGAATTCTCCACCCGCCCCGGCCTCGTCAGCCTCTCCGACCAGCCCGTCCCCACCGTCTCCTTCGACCGCTCCTACGCCCTCGCCCTCGCCAACGCCCCCGACTACGCCGCCAACAAGATCGTTGCCGAACAGCTCAAACTCGACCTCGCCGTCGCCAAAAACAACCGCCTCCCCTCCGTCGATCTCGGCGCCGCCGTCGGCTACAACGGCGAAGACCGCGACACCGCCCGCAGCGCCTTCAACAGCGCCACTTCGGGTGACACCTACAACTGGCAGGTCGACGTCACCCTCTCCATCCCCTGGGGACTCCGTGCCGGCCGCGCACGCTACCGCCAGGCCCTCACCAACCTGAACCGTCAGGAAACCTTCATCCAACAGATCGACCAAAGCCTCCTCGTCCAAGTCCGCTCCGCCGTCCGCGCCGTCGACACCAACCGCGAGACCGTCGCCGTATCGGCCCTCGCCACCGAGCTCAGCCAGAAACAATTCGAAACCGAAAAAGCCCGCTACGAAGCCGGCCTCTCCACCTACCGCTTTGTGGAAGATTCCCGCCAGGACCTCGACACCGCCCGCGTCAACGAACTCCTCGCCCGCGTCAACCTCCGCATCGCCCTGGCCGAACTCGCCCGCCTCGAAGGCACCTCCCTGGACCGCTACCAAGTGAAGCTAGAGCAGTAA